From Hermetia illucens chromosome 6, iHerIll2.2.curated.20191125, whole genome shotgun sequence, one genomic window encodes:
- the LOC119660064 gene encoding uncharacterized protein LOC119660064 — MSDQQDNAKPMQSAHSAASVKQLTDGQLLAKALKLKREIADAFNKLTELEIVAYTVDVEFKNLESQLQLIEANHDEMKRKMMVNFPIYDAETSQHGNMEDLSNAEKDPTEESGVDTSIDDDNK, encoded by the exons ATGTCGGACCAGCAGGATAACGCAAAGCCCATGCAATCTGCGCATTCTGCAGCCAGCGTTAAGCAGTTAACAGATGGGCAGCTGTTGGCAAAAGCCTTAAAGCTGAAGAGGGAAATCGCCGACGCATTTAACAAACTGACGGAACTGGAAA TTGTTGCCTATACAGTGGACGTTGAGTTTAAAAATTTAGAGAGCCAATTGCAATTGATCGAGGCAAATCACGATGAAATGAAACGTAAAATGATGGTAAATTTCCCCATTTACGATGCTGAGACTTCCCAGCATGGAAATATGGAAGACCTTTCCAATGCAGAAAAAGATCCCACCGAGGAAAGTGGAGTGGATACATCAATTGATGacgataataaataa